Part of the Cuniculiplasma divulgatum genome, AGATATCAAGAAGAGAGGATTGGACAGTCTCATATCACAGAACTCACACTCCGAGGTCGCGACAAATAGGCAAGAGGAGAGATTCACAAAAACGGTAGGCTTCAAGGTAACTGAAAAGCAGTACGAAACCTACAAGAGATATTCAAAATACTTTGGCTCTGACAACCTGATAAAGAAATGGCGTTCTGATCTTGACATGATAGAACAGGAGAAAGGCAAGGACATGGAGAGCGTTGAAACAGAAATCAGGAAACGGTTAACCAAGTGACGGATTATTTATCCTTTAAAGGCCAATCCTATTTATATGGTTCACTCTGGATTACGCGGTTACAGGAAAGAATATTATACATTGTGAAAGTATAATGTTTTGAAGTTATGAAGATACAAAGCGACGCTTGGTTTGTATCGCACGCCGTGATATTAAAGAACACAATTCGTATGGTTTTCGGTTTAGTATGGGCCATAGATGCATCATTTAAGTTTCAGCCAAGCTTTATCAACTCATTTCCAAGTCTTATTGCTTCTGCAGCTGCGGGACAACCATCCTGGCTCTCTGGGTGGTTTACATTCTGGCAAACAACGACTTCTTCCAACCCGGCCTTATTCGCCTATTCTGTTGCGATTCTGGAAAGTGCCCTGGCTTTTTCCCTGATTTTTGGGTTCATGAGGAAAATTGCATATGGTGGTGGGTTCTTCTTCAGCCTGGTTATCTGGTCAATACCAGAAGGATTTGGTGGACCATATGGACCAAGCTCCACAGACATAGGTACGAGTATCATTTACGCTTTTGTATTCCTCCTTCTTGCCATCATATCTGCAACTTATGGAACCAGCAAGTATTCTCTGGATGCCTTGATAGAGAAACGTGTTTCATGGTGGCATAAAATTGCTGAGATAAAGCAGGGATAAATGAGGATATGCCCTTCAACACCAACAATCTAGAATACGTGAAAGGCAAGGACATGGAGAGCGTTGAAACAGAAATCAGGAAACGGTTAACCAAGTGATGGTTAACTTGTAACGTAAAGTTATAAAGCGTTGAAAGGTTAACATTATAAGGGTATTAATACTCCAGACATTAGAGGGAGTAGAATGTCATTCTCCGGCAGATTTTCGAGATGGATCCCGTTATTAATCGTAGCGGTTGTTGACTTCTTTGTCCTCTTTTCAGTACTCTATTTTTTACCCAGTTCTTCTCCTTATTACACGCCACTTTACTACATAGTATGGGCTCTGACCTTTGCTGCTGTAGTTCTCACTGGCAATTCCATAAGATTTAAAACAGGTTTTGGAAGAAGAGTTGTTTACAGATCAAAACCTAACTTCATTTACAGCAATATAGTTGACGATTCCGACACAGATGAATACAAGAAGAAGCTTAAGGAAGCATCCGATCTCTACCTTCAAGGGAAAATAAGCTCCGATGAGGAATTCTTCTCAGCAATAGGCGAGCATACACCAAAGGAGGAAAGTATTTTCCGCGCTCTGAAAGTAGCACGGGAAAACTTTGGAAAAATGGGCAGGAGATAATCATGCAAATGCAATACCTGCGTCTTCTGATAACTGCAGGTTCAATAAGACGGGAGAACCTATGGCTCAAAAGCTAAGCCAGAGAGAATACTTCATCATTTCTACTTCTTTTGCAGCATTAGGTCTTGTTGCTTTGACAGCTGGCCTTTACTACTTTTTTGGATACGTGAGCTCAAGCTCAGTATCTAACATTGTATTCTACTCTGCTCTATGGATTGTTGGAGTATTAGTTCTCCTAAGAAGATACTCAAAACGCAGACCTTCGAAAGGCAATAACCAGTGACTTCACTGTCACTAAACTTGTAATTTTAGTAACGCCACTAAACACTGGATTTTAATAACATATGCGCCCCTAAATTCTATGAATTAAATGGCACTCGCTTTCGCTTATGTTCGTGCCAGCACCCAGGAAGAGGTCAGGCAGGGCTCAAACGAGAGGCAGAAGGCCATAATCAGAGAGTACGCGAAGTCCAGGGGCTATGAACTTGAATTCTTCGAAGACAGGGCGAAGTCCGGGAAGAACATCCAGAGGCCGGATTTTGAGAGGATGCTAAATTCTCTTGATGCCAAGCCGAAGCTTGTCATTGTCGCAAAGATCGATAGATTTGCCCGTTCCCTATCAGACCTGCTGAGAATGCTTGAATATCTGGACCAGAAGGGCATAGGATTCATCAGCGTCAACGACCCAGGCATAGATACAACCACACCCAACGGAAGGC contains:
- a CDS encoding DoxX family protein yields the protein MKIQSDAWFVSHAVILKNTIRMVFGLVWAIDASFKFQPSFINSFPSLIASAAAGQPSWLSGWFTFWQTTTSSNPALFAYSVAILESALAFSLIFGFMRKIAYGGGFFFSLVIWSIPEGFGGPYGPSSTDIGTSIIYAFVFLLLAIISATYGTSKYSLDALIEKRVSWWHKIAEIKQG
- a CDS encoding P-loop NTPase family protein; the protein is MSFSGRFSRWIPLLIVAVVDFFVLFSVLYFLPSSSPYYTPLYYIVWALTFAAVVLTGNSIRFKTGFGRRVVYRSKPNFIYSNIVDDSDTDEYKKKLKEASDLYLQGKISSDEEFFSAIGEHTPKEESIFRALKVARENFGKMGRR
- a CDS encoding recombinase family protein, translating into MALAFAYVRASTQEEVRQGSNERQKAIIREYAKSRGYELEFFEDRAKSGKNIQRPDFERMLNSLDAKPKLVIVAKIDRFARSLSDLLRMLEYLDQKGIGFISVNDPGIDTTTPNGRLLLQILGAFAEFERNMINSRTKAGREQAMSRGVKFGRPALKTRNGSFIDRRKVIELKERGLSARAIAKSMECSITPILKILKESH